The region CGGTCAAGGTGAGCTGCGTGCACCCGGGCGGCATCAAGACCGCGATCGCCCGCAACGGCACCGCCGCCGAGGGACTCGACGCCGAAGAGCTGGCCAAGACGTTCGACAAGAAGCTCGCCAGCACCTCACCCGAGAAGGCCGCGCAGGTCATCCTCGACGGGGTCCGCAAGAACAAGGCCCGCATCCTGATCGGCAACGACGCGAAGATGTTCGAGGTCGTCATCCGCCTCGTCGGCGCCGGCTACCAGAACTTCTTTCCCAAAGCGGTCGCCCGGCTGACGCCGAAACAGTCGCACTAGTCAGTTGCTGACGCCGAGCGGGTGGGCGTCGAGCCACTTGCCCGCCACCAGTCCGGGTTCGGTGCCCTCCGCGAGCTGACGCCGCATGTCCGCCAACGACCCGGTGTCGAGCACACCGGCGATCTCGTTGAGCGCCAGCACCTGAGACTCGCTGAGCACGTTGCGCCGGTACAGCGGCACCACGTTCTCCGCGCGGACGAGCGACGTCTTGTCCGACAGCACGACCGCCTCCGACGGCACATCCGGCGCAGCGCTCGTCGTCCACGCCGCGTTGATCTCGCCACTGCGCAGCGCCGCGAACATCGCGTCATCCGAAGCGAACTCGCGCGCCGTGCGCGGCGTGCAGGTGCCGATCGACGACGGCCACCGGGTTCCCTTCACCGCACCGGCCGTCACGTCCGGGCAGTGCCGCACCAGCGCGGTCACGTCGCGACCGCCCCACGCGTCGGCGGTCCGCTGCGTCACCGCGACCGTGGGCTTGTCCTCCGCCGAGGTGGTGTAGTCGCCGGCCGCGACACCTTCGGGCAGCGCCGCCAGCAGCGTGCGGTACACCTGCACGTCCGCCCGGGCCGCCGCACCGGGGTCGAAGCGGGCCAGCAGCCGGCCGGTGAAGCCCGGCACGACGGTGACGTCCCCCGAGTCGAGCCGGTCGAGGGGATCCTGCGACACCTCGACGTGGGCAGCGCTGCCGTAGAAGCCCAGAGCGGCCACATACAGGTGAGCGATCAGCTGCGACTCGGGATCACCGGTCGCCCCGACCGGGATCGACGACGGCGTCGGGTGAGCGCCGCATCCCGCGGCGAGCATCGCCGCGATCAGCGCGGCCAGCAGCCGCCATGCCCGGCTCAGCCGACCGAGTCCTCGGACGCCGCGGCGACAGCGGCCGCCACCGCCGGACCCACCCGCGGGTCCAGCGCGCTCGGCACGATGTGGTCGGCCGCGAGATCGTCGCCGACAACGGAGAAGATCGCCTCCGCCGCTGCGACCTTCATCTTCTCGGTGATACGGCGGGCGCCGGCGTCCAGCGCACCGCGGAACACCCCGGGGAACGCCAGCACGTTGTTGATCTGGTTCGGGAAGTCGGAACGGCCCGTGGCCACGACGGCCGCGTACTTGCGCGCCGCGTCGGGATGGATCTCCGGATCGGGATTCGACAGGGCGAACACGATGCCGCCGGGCGCCATCGTCGCGATGATCTCCTCGGGCACCACGCCCGCCGAGAGGCCGAGGAACATGTCCGCGCCGTCGACCGCCTCGGCGACACCGCCGGTGCGGCCACTCGGATTGGTGCGTTCGGCCAGTTCGGCCTTGAAGCTGTTCAGATCGCTGCGGCCGGTGTGGACGATGCCCTTGGAGTCGAGCACCGTGATGTCGGAGATGCCCTTGGCCAGCAGGATGTTCGCGCAGGCCACCCCTGCCGCGCCGGCGCCGGAGATCACGACGCGCAGCGTGTGCATGTCCCGATCCAGCACCTTGCAGGCGCCCAGCAGCGCGCCGAGCACCACGATCGCGGTCCCGTGCTGATCGTCGTGCATGACCGGGCAGTCGAGCGCCTCGATGACGCGCCGCTCGATCTCGAAACACCGCGGCGCGGAGATGTCCTCGAGGTTGACCGCACCGAAGGTCGGACGCAGCCGGATCAACGTCTCGACGATCTCGTCGGGGTCCTTGGTGTCCAGCACGATCGGGATCGAGTCCAGGCCGCCGAAGGTCTTGAACAGCGCGCTCTTGCCCTCCATCACCGGCAGCGACGCCGACGCGCCGATGTCCCCGAGCCCCAGCACCGCGCTTCCGTCGCTGACCACGGCCACCAGGCGGTGCGCCCAGGTGTACTTCGCCGCCAGGGTGCGGTCGGTGGCGATGGCGCGGCTGACCTTGGCCACTCCGGGGGTGTAGGCGATCGAGAGCGCCCGCTGGGTGTCCAGCGGCGAATTGAGCCCGATGGAGAGCTTGCCGCCTTCGTGGGCCTCGAAGATCTCCGTGTCCTCGACGACGACCTGGGGCGTACGCCCCGCCGACGAGGGATCGCGCGAGGGGACAACCACACTTTCGGCCACGGCGTCAGGGTACTTCACGGTCCGACCGCCGAGGCACCCCCACGTCCGGATCGCATTTCCGCTGCTACCAGGTTCGGCGCGTAGCATTCCCGCTGGTTCGTGCGTTGTCGAGAGGTGGGGTGTATGCCGTCGTTCCGCGCTCTTCCGCCGTCGCTGCTCAGGCAGGGAGCCCGGCCGCGAGGCCCGGGCGAACCGGACGCCAAACGCATCCACGTCCCGGTCTCGCAGGCGATGGTCGACTGCGGCGTCTACTGCGACGGCACCCGGCTCCCCGGGAGGTACTCCCACGCCGCCGCCTTGGCCAAGGTGCACGACATCGAGGCCGAAGGCGGGCGGGCCTTCGTCTGGATCGGGCTGCACGAACCCGACGAGCATCAGATGCAGGCCGTCGCCGATGTGTTCAACCTGCACGAACTCGCGGTCGAGGACGCCGTCCACGCCCATCAGCGACCCAAGCTCGAGCGCTACGACAACACGCTGTTCCTGGTGCTCAAGACGGTCAAGTACGTCGAGCACGAGACGGTCGGTCACGCGATGGAGATCGTCGAGACCGGCGAGATCATGATCTTCGTCGGCGCCGACTTCGTGGTGACGGTGCGGCACGGCGACTTCAGCGGGCTGGCCGGTGTGCGCAAACGCATGGACGACTCCCCCGGCCGGGTCGAACTCGGCCCCTACGCGGTCATGCACGCGATCGCCGATCATGTGGTCGACGGCTATCTCGAGGTCGCCGACCTCGTCGAACATGACATCGACGCGATGGAAGAGGACATCTTCTCCCCGCGGGCCCAGACCGACATCGAAGCCATCTATCTGCTCAAGCGCGAGATCGTCGAACTCCGTCGCGCCGTCGGCCCGTTGACGTTCGCGCTGCAGCGGCTCGGAAGCGAGCACAACGACCTCGTGTCGAAAGAGGTGCGCCGCTACATGCGCGACGTCCTCGATCACAACACCCAGGCCGCCGACCGCATCCTCTCCTACGACGAGCTGCTCAGCTCCCTGGTGCAGGCCGCGCTCGGCAAGGTCGCGATGCAGCAGAACGTGGACATGCGCAAGATCTCTGCATGGGTCGCCATCGCGGCCGTCCCGACCGCGCTGGCCGGCATCTACGGCATGAACTTCGACAACATGCCCGAATTACATTGGGTGTGGGGCTATCCCGCCGTACTGCTGCTGATGGCCATCGTGTGCTTCTCGCTGCACCGGACGTTCCACCGCAACAACTGGCTCTGACCGCTCACGCCGGATTGGCGGCCCGCCGCTCAGGCCGGATTGGCGGCCCGCCGCTCAGGCCGGATTGGCGGCCCGCCGCTCAGGCCGGATTGGCGGCCCGCCGCTCAGGCCGGATTGGCGGCCCGCCGCCGTGGGTCCGTGGGATCGACCCCGTCCTGCCCCCACGCCTCTCTCATCGCCGCAGCGCCCTTGAGCCGCACCCACGCCGCCTCGGTCGCAGTGATCGGCACCGCCGACAACACGGTCACCGGCGACATCGGCTCAGGCAGCGCGACATCGCCGATGTCGCTGCGGCCCAACAGAAATGCCGTGAACGGCGCGCCCTGCCACAGCGGCGTCTCCAGATCGACGAGTGCGTCCGGTTCCAGGATCAGCCCCTCGACGGCGGGGGCGGCGGCGACCACCGCCAGCGACCGCGCCAGCCCCGTCGGCGACGGCCCGCGCAGCGTCACCATCACCTCCGCCCGCGGCCCCACCACGGGATCGGTGACGAACTCAGCCGGGTCGACCATCGGGTGTCGCGAGCAGCCAAGCGAAACATAATGCGCGGCAACATCATCGACGACGGCGAAACGCAGGATGTTCATGCGTTCGGTCCCCAGGAACGTCACGCTCGCTTCATCGGGCTCCACCGCGAAGTGCTCGCGGAGACGGGTGCGGACGAGATCGAGGATGTCCGTCACTCGCCGTCCGCCTCACGGGAGAGGTTCACGCCCGTCCGAGGATCGAAGATCAGCACCTTGCCGGGTTCCAGCGCCAACTCCAGCGCCCGGCCCGCCACCGCGCCGGAATGCGCGGGAACACGTGCGACGAACTCGTTGTCGCCGACGCCCGACTCGGCGGCCGCGACAGCGAGTTGCGCGGAGCGCACAACCGCACCCTCGACGCTGAAGTGAACGTATTTGTCGGCACCCAGCGACTCGACCAACTCCACGGAGACCTCGAATCTCAGCGCCCCGATCCGGGCATAGGCGTCGATCACCGCGGCGTCCTGCAGATGCTCGGGACGCACGCCGACGATCAGGTCGTCGCGCGACGGATGGCCGCGCAGCCGCTCGTGCACCGCTCCGGTCAGTGGGATCTCCCCGAAGGGCAGGCGGACACCGATCTCGGTCAGCGCCGCGGGGAAGAAGTTCATCGCCGGCGATCCGATGAACCCGGCCACGAAGAGGTTGACCGGACCGCGATACAACTCGTCTGGCGTCCCGACCTGCTGCACCTCGCCGGCCAGCATCACCACCACGCGGTCGCCGAGGGTCATCGCCTCCGTCTGGTCGTGCGTGACGTAGACGGCCGTGGTGCCGAGGCGCTTCTGGAGTCGCGCGATCTCCGAACGCATCTGCACACGCAACTTGGCGTCCAGGTTCGACAGCGGCTCGTCCATCAGGAAGGCACGCGGATTCCGCACGATCGCCCGCCCCATCGCCACGCGCTGCCGCTGGCCGCCGGAGAGCTGCGACGGCTTGCGATCCAGAAGATCGGTCAGGTCAAGAGTTTTCGCGGTCTGCTCGACCTTCTGCGCGATCTCGTGCTTGGCCATCTTGGCCAGCGTCAACGGGAATGCGATGTTCTGTCGCACGGTCATGTGCGGGTACAGCGCATAGGACTGGAACACCATGGCGATGTCGCGGTCCTTCGCCGACCGCTCGTTGACCCGTTCCCCGTCGATGAGCAACGTCCCGGACGTGATCTCCTCGAGTCCGGCGATCATGTTGAGCGTCGTGGACTTCCCGCAACCCGAGGGGCCGACGAGGATCACGAACTCGCCGTCGGCGATCGTCAGCGACAGGCCCCTGACCGCCGCCGTGCCATCGGGGTAGCTCTTGGTCACCCTGTCCAGAACGATCTCAGCCATCGCGCTTCCCTTCACCACACGCGGGGCAAACCGTATGGCCAACGACGCAGGATATGCAACATCGCCGCGCGTGCCACGCCACGGGCGCCGGCGCGGCGAGTCTCAGATCGCCAAGCGGCCCAACAGATTTCGGCCCTTCTCGGCGCTCTGCGGATCGCACAGCACGTCGTAGCGTCCGGCCACCAGCTGCAGCGTCGAGCTGAAATCTCTTGTCCCCCGCGCCATCGCATACGGGACCGCGGAGGTGATCAAACCGAAGAACACGCCCGCGACCAGACCGGTGATCAGCGCGCTCCACGGATTGGGGCTGAAGAAGCCGAGGATGAGGCCGATGAACAAGCCCAGCCAAGCACCCGTGAGGACACCGCCGCCGAGCACCTTGGGCCAGGTCAGCCGGCCGGTCACCCGTTCGACCTGCATCAGGTCGACGCCGACGATCGTCACCTGCTCGACGGGAAACTGTTGGTCCGACAGGTAGTCCACGGCGCGCTGCGCCTCGGCATACGTCGGGTACGAACCGATCGGCCACCCCTTCGGCGGAGTGGGCAAACCGACCGGGCGGCCACGCCCCGACGCGGGGACGCCGGACGCGGGGTTCTGTCCAGGCTGGAACGGGCTCGTCATGTCCTTGAACTCCTTCTCTGGCGGCCTGCAACGTTCGTCATTCGATCAACGCACCGGGCGGCCCAAAGGTGCCCCGCGCTCACCTCCGGTGTTCTGTACTTAGGCTAGGTTGAACAGCATGACAAGTCCGGACAAGGACGAAGGCCGAATCGAATCATCCGATTCCACCGAACACGGGTCCGAGCCTTCCTCGACCGGCTACGAAGCGGCGCCGATCGAGCAGTCGCAGCAGCCGGCCCACTCGCCCGAACCGCAGGACTACACGCCGCCGCCGGCCTACAACCCGCCGCCGAACTACACCCCGCCGCCGTCCGGGGGCTACGAGGCCTACCCGCCACCCCCGTCGGGGTATCCGCCGCCGTATTCCGATCCGAACTTCGGCGCTCCGTCGTATCCCCCGCCGCCGCCTTACGGCACGGCGCCCGGTGGCTATCCCCCGCCGCCCATGGGTTATCCGGGCGGGGACTACGGCTACGGCACTGGCTACGGCGCCCCGCCCTCTCCGGGCACCAACACACTGGCCATCGCCTCGCTGGTGGCGTCGATCGTCGGCGTCTGCTGCGGGATCGGCTCGATCATCGGGATCGTGCTCGGCATCGTCGCGCTCAACCAGATCAAGACGAGCCGCCAGGAGGGTCAGGGGCTGGCCATCGCCGGCATCGCCGTGGGTGCGGTCACGCTGGTGATGAGCATCGCCTGGAGCCTCTACGTCCTCAACTCGTAGCGCACCCACTAGGCCGGAGGCTGGAACCGCTCTCCGGTGCGCTGCATGCCCGCCGCGCGGCCCTTGCCGGCGATGACGAGTGCCATCTTGCGGCTCGCCTCGTCGATCATCTCGTCGCCGAGCATCACCGCTCCCCTGGCGCCCCCGGCGCGCGAGGTGTGCCATTCGTAGGCCTCGAGGATCAACTCGGCGTGCTCGTAAGCCTCCTGCCGCGGGCTGAAGATCTCGTTTCCCGCCGCGATCTGATCCGGGTGCAGCACCCACTTGCCGTCATATCCCAGGGCCGCGGAGCGGGCGGCCACCCGCCGGAACGCCTCGACGTCGCGGACCTTCAGGTAGGGACCGTCGATCGCGTTGATGCCGTTGGCTCGCGCCGCCACCAGGATCCGCATCAGCACGTGGTGGTACGCGTCGCCGACGTCATAGCCCTCGGGCTGCTCGCCCACCTCCAGCGTGCGCATGTTGAGGCTCGCCATCAGATCGGCCGGGCCGAGCACGAGGGCCTGCACCCGCGGCGCGGCGGCGATCGCGTCGACGTTGGTCAGCCCGCGCGCATCCTCGATCTGCGCCTCGATGCCGATGCGCCCCACCGGCAGGCCGTGTGTCGCCTCGAGCTGGCTCAACAACAGATGCAGCGCATGCACGTGTGAGACGTCGGCCACCTTCGGCAGCACCACGATGTCGAGCGACGCCCCGGCTCGGGCGACCACCTCGATGACGTCGGCGTGGGTCCACGGCGTGGTCCAGTCGTTCACTCGCACCCCGCGCAGCTGCCCCGCCCACCCCGGCTCGGCGAGCGCGACCGCGACCTGTTCGCGCGCATCGGCTTTCGCGTCCGCGGCGACGGCGTCCTCGAGGTCGAGGAACACCTCGTCGGCGGGCAGTGACTTGGCCTTGGCGATCATCTTGGCGCTGCTGCCGGGCACGGACAGGCATGTCCGGCGGGGCCGATACCGGTTTTCCACAACAACACTCTCTACTCTTGACAACCATGGCGTCGGTCAACAGGGTCTATGCAGCCCGGCTCGCGGGAATGGTCGTGCTGGGTCCCGACGGCGAATCCATCGGCCGCGTCCGCGACATCGTGATCGGCATCACCATCGTGCGGCAACAACCGCGCGTCCTCGGCTTGGTCATCGAATTGCTCAGCCGCAGAAGGATTTTCGTTCCCATTCTGCGTGTGACTGCGATCGAGCCCGGCGCGGTGACGCTGTCCACCGGCAATGTGTCGCTGCGCCGCTTCTCGCAACGGCCCGGCGAGGTGCTGGTGCTGGGACAGGTCGTCGAGACCCGGGTGCGCGTCGACGATCCCGACCTGTCGCAGCTGGCCGGGATCGACGTCGTCGTCGTCGATCTCGGTATCGAGCAGACCCGCTCGCGGGACTGGATGGTGACCAAGGTGGCGGTGCGTCCGCAACGGCGGCTGGGCCGCCGCAGCAACGTCTACACCGTCGACTGGCAGCACGTGCAAGGTCTCACGCCGTCCGGTCTGGCGATGCCCGACCAGGGTGTGGCACAGCTGCTCGAGCAGTTCGAGGGCCAGCGGCCGATCGAGGTGGCCGACGCGATCCGCGAGCTGCCCGCCAAGCGCCGTTACGAGGTGTTCAACGCGCTCGACGACGAACGCCTCGCCGACGTGCTGCAGGAGCTGCCCGAAGACGAGCAGGTGACCGTGCTGCGGCAGCTCAAGACCGACCGGGCCGCCGACGTGCTCGAGGCCATGGATCCCGACGACGCCGCCGACCTGCTGGGCACCATGACACCCGCCGATGCCGAGCAGTTCCTGCGGCGCATGGACCCGGAGGACTCCGAGGACGTCCGGCGCCTGCTCAGCCACTCTCCGAACACCGCGGGCGGCCTGATGACCTCGGAGCCCGTCGTCCTCGCGCCCGACACCACCGTCGCCGAAGCCCTTGCGCGCGTCAGGGATCCAGATCTCACGCCGGCGCTGGCGTCGTTGGTGTTCGTGGTGCGCCCGCCGACGGCGACGCCGACGGGACGTTATCTCGGGTGCGTGCACCTGCAACGGTTGCTGCGAGAACCGCCGGCCGCGCTGGTCAGCGGCATCGTCGACACCGACCTGCCCAGCCTGCGGCCCGAGGATTCGCTCGGGGCGCTCACCCGCTACTTCGCCGCCTACAACCTGGTGTGCGGACCGGTGGTCGACGAGGAGAGCCACCTGCTGGGCGCGGTATCCGTCGACGACGTCCTGGACCACCTGCTGCCTGACGACTGGCGCGAACGCGAAGCCGAGCCCGAGATCGTGACCGCCGAGAGGACCACATGAGCGAATCCTCGGCCCGGCAGCGTCTCGACACGCCGCGGGTGTCCCGCTCGCTGACCCCCCGGCTGGACGCCGAGGCGGTCGGCCGGGTCAGTGAATCGATCGCCCGCTTCCTCGGGACCGGGCGCTACTTGATGATCCAGACGATCGTCGTCATCGTGTGGGTGATCCTCAACATCGGCGCGTTCGCCTGGCAGTGGGACCCCTACCCGTTCATCCTGCTCAACCTCGCGTTCTCCACCCAGGCGGCGTATGCGGCGCCGCTGATCCTGCTCGCGCAGAACCGGCAGGAGAACCGCGACCGCGTCGCGCTCGAGGAGGACCGGCGACGCGCCGAGCAGACCAAGGCCGACACCGAGTACCTGGCCCGCGAACTCGCGGCGCTGCGGCTGGCCGTCGGCGAAGTCGCCACCCGCGACTACCTGCGCCGGGAACTCGAGGAGATCCGGGAAATACTCGCCGACCTGCGTCCGCAGCACGGCGCAGGCGGCGACGAATCGAGCAAACAGGACGGGGCCGAGCGCCGGTCCCGGAAATCCGGTTGAGACAGCTGTGGCGATTGCTGTTACAGAGTCGTTGCCGACTATGTATGGTGACTTGATTCACGGGCGATCACACAGCTAGGACGGTTGAGTGCATATAGGGGGTGGATCGGCTCTCGGAGCAGCGAGACGCCGAGCAGGACGGATCGTCCGCATGCCGGCCTTCGGTGTTGCCGCGGTCCTCACTCCCCTGGTGCTCGCAGGCGCCGTCGGCGCGTCCTCCCCGTCCGACGGCATGCCCAAGCGCGACTCGGCGATCGTGCCGCTGGCCGCGGTCGCTCCGTCGCCCGGTTCGGGCGGCGCCTCGGTGGTCACCGTGACCAAGACGCCGACCCCCATGCGCATCGCCGCCGCGACGGTGTCCGCCCCGCCGCCGGCCATCGTGGTGAATTCGCCCGGCACCCTTCGTATTCCGTCGATGGCCCTGGCGGCCTACCGCAATGCCGAGGCCAAGATGGCCTCGGCGACCCCCGGTTGCGGGGTGAGCTGGAACCTGCTGGCCGGCATCGGCCGGATCGAGTCGATGCACGCCTTCGGCGGCGCGACCGACGCGCGCGGCACCGCGGTGCGGCCCATCTACGGGCCGGCGCTGGACGGCACGCTGCCGGGCAACGAGGTCATCGTCCAGAGCCGCGCCACCGACCGCGTCGTCTACGCCAGGGCGTTGGGGCCGATGCAGTTCCTGCCCGGCACCTGGTCGCGCTACGCCTCCGACGGAGATGGCGACGGCAAGGCCGACGTGCAGAACATCTTCGACGCGTCGCTGGCCGCCGCCCGGTACCTGTGCAGCGGAGGCCTGAACCTGCGCAGCCAGACCGACGTGGTGGCAGCGATCCTGCGCTACAACAACTCGATGGCGTACGCCCAGAACGTGATGGCGTGGGCGGCCGCGTACGCGACCGGCGTCGTGCCCGTCGACCTGCCGCCGATCACCGGCAGTGTCCCGGCGCTCGGCGACAGCCACCTGGACAAGCCGGAAGGGCTGGGGCCGGGCCTGCCGCTGAACGCCGCCGGCCTGCCCACCAACGATCCGCTGGCGTTGCTCCAGTTCACCCAGCGCACCGACGCCGCCAGCCTGATCAACACCAACGTGCCCGGGTTCGCACCGGGCCAGTCGCTGGGCCCCCTGCCCGGGCCGGCTCCCGCTCCGGCGGCCGCGCCCCAGCAGGCGGCTCCGCCGCCGCCCGCGTGGGTGCCGCCGTGGGCGCCGCCGGCGCCGCAGCAGCCTGAGTGCGCTGTGTTCTGCATCAAGGACACCGCACCCGCGGCCCCGCCGGTCGCGGTGCCCGGCCCGGGGGCGCCCGTCGCCCAGCCCGGCCCTGCGGCCCAGCCGGTGCCGCCGGCGCCGCCGGCACCCGCAGCGCTGCCGCCCGGCCTGGGACCCGCGCCCGGGCCCGCCGCCTGAGCACCAGATTCGCCCGCGTGCCGGCGACGGCCACCGCGCGGCCTAGACTCGCGAGTGATGTCTTCTACTCCTGCTGACCTGCATTCAGCGGTTCGCGCCGCACTGACCAAGGTGATCGACCCGGAACTCCGACGTCCGATCACCGACGTCGGCATGGTCAAGAACGTCACCGTCGACCCCGACGGGTCGGTTCACGTGGAGATCTACCTGACCACCGCCGCCTGCCCGAAGAAGAACGAGATCTCCGAACTCGTCACCCGGGCGGTCAGCGACGTGCCCGGCACCGGCTCGGTCAAGGTGACGCTCGACGTCATGAACGACGAGCAGCGCGCCGAACTGCGCAAGTTGTTGCGCGGCGACTCCCGTGAGCCGGTCATCCCGTTCGCGCAGCCGGGCTCGCTGACGCGGGTCTACGCCGTGGCCTCCGGCAAGGGCGGCGTCGGCAAGTCGAGTGTCACGGTGAACCTCGCGGCCGCCATGGCCGCCCGCGGACTGTCGGTGGGCGTACTCGACGCCGACATCTACGGCCACTCGGTCCCGCGGATGATGGGGACCACGGATCGGCCGACGCAGGTGGACGCGATGATCCTGCCGCCGGTCGCCCACGACGTCCGGGTGATCTCGATCGCGATGTTCACCCAGGGCAACACGCCGGTGGTGTGGCGCGGACCGATGCTGCACCGCGCGCTGCAGCAGTTCCTGGCCGACGTCTACTGGGGCGATCTCGACGTCCTGCTGCTGGACCTGCCCCCCGGCACCGGCGACATCGCGATCTCGGTGTCGCAGCTGATCCCCGGAGCCGAGATCCTCGTGGTCACCACGCCTCAGCTGGCCGCCGCCGAGGTCGCCGAGCGCGCCGGAGCCATCGCGTTGCAGACGCGTCAGCGCATCGCCGGCGTCGTCGAGAACATGGTCGACGGGCCGGTCCTGAAGATGTTCGGCGAGGGCGGCGGACGCAAGGTCGCCGAGAGCCTGTCCAGGGCCGTCGGCGCGGATGTACCGCTGCTGGGCCAGGTCCCGCTGGATCCCGAACTGGTCGCCGCGGGCGACTCGGGGGTGCCGCTGGTGCTCAGCGCGCCGGACTCCCCGGCGGGTAAGGAACTCCGCAAGGTCGCCGATGCGCTGACCAGTCGCAAGCGCGGACTGGCCGGCATGTCCCTGGGGCTGGATCCCGCGGGTCGCTAGCGTTCGACAAGAGCGCGCCGGGTCGCCCACACGCACCCTCTTTTTCGCCGAACTTGCATTCCACGCGGGCCTCACCTCGGCATTCAACGCGTGGAATGCAATTTCGGCGAAAAAGGGGTGCCTACGTGGCGTCGGGGTCGAACTTCGTCGGGGCGGACGGATCCACCGGGGTGACCGCCGGCGGCGTGGACGGTGTCACGTCGGCCGGGCCCGGCCCCGACTGCGGCTTCTCGGGCTTCTGGGGGTCGTCGAACCGGCCGGTGAAGATCGAGTCGTCGCCGTCGAGCAGATGCTTGGTCAGCGCTGCCCGCGGCGACATGCCCCGCAGCTTCTGCAGCTCGGACAGCGGCTCGCGCAGATCGTCGAATTCCGGACCGAGATCCTGGCGGAGCTGGCTGGTGGCGCCGCTGATGTAATCACGCGCCTGCCGTACCGCGCCCGCGGTCCAGCGGATGGCGCCCGGCAGACGTTCGGGCCCCAGGATCACGAGCCCCGCGATCACCAGGACCAGCATCTCGCCCCAGCCGACGTTGGCGAACACGGTTACGTGCTGTTGTCGGGGCCGGGCGTCACGGTCAGCGTGACGTGGCGGCCGTCGCGGACGACCTCGATGGGCGCCGGCTGACCGATCTTGAGTTGCCGCACCGCGACGACGAATTCGTCGGCGTCGGCGACGGAGCGGTCGCCGACCTTGACGACGACGTCGTTCTCCAGGATGCCGGCCCGCTCCGCGGGGCCACCGGCCGTCACGTTGGCGATCTGAGCGCCCTTGGCGACGTCGTTGCTCACCGATCGGGCGGTCAGGCCCAACGTCGGATGGGCGATCTTGCCGTTCTGGATCAGCGTCTCGACGACCTGCTTCACCTCGTTGACCGGGATCGCGAAGCCCAGGCCGCTGGCGCTGTCCGACAGCGACTTGCCCGCGGTGTTGATGCCGATGACCTCGGAGTTCATGTTGATCAACGGGCCACCGGAGTTGCCGTGGTTGATCGACGCGTCGGTCTGCACGCCGTCGATGACGGTGTCGGTGTCCGAACCGTCGCCGGACAACGGGACCGGCCGGTGCAGCGCGCTGATGATGCCGTGCGTCACCGTGCTGCGCAGGCCCAGCGGCGCACCGGCGGCGATCACGTACTCGCCGACGTAGAGCTTCTCGGAGTCACCCATGCGCGCGACGGTGAGGTTGTCGACGTTGTCGACCTTGAGCACGGCCAGGTCGGTCTTGGGGTCGCGGCCGACGAGGTTGGCCGGGACGTCCTTGCCGTCGTTGAACACGACGGACATCTTGAACTGGCTCGGGTTGGTGGCGGCCTCGGAGATCACGTGGTTGTTCGTGACGATGTAGCCGCGGCCGTCGACCACGATGCCGGAGCCCTGAGAACCCTCGGTGTCACTGGTCGCCTCGATGGTGACCACCGAATCGGCCACCGCGGCCGCGACTTTGGCGAACCCACCCTCGGGCGGCTCGCCGCTGTTACCCGTCTCCAGCGTCACCTTCGAGGTGGTGAACGCCTCGACGACCTCGGCGGTCTTGCGGCCGACCCAGCCGCCGGCCACCCCGATGACCAACGCGATGATCGCGAGCACGGCCAGCGCGACGTAGGAGACCCTGCCGCCGAACAGCACATCGCGCACACCCAGCTTGCCGACCGGGCCACTCGAGGTGGCCGGCGCCGACGGCGCCAGCGCGGGCGTACCCAGCCCTGCCGGGGCTCCGGGGTTGCGCCAC is a window of Mycolicibacterium chubuense NBB4 DNA encoding:
- a CDS encoding Mrp/NBP35 family ATP-binding protein, whose amino-acid sequence is MSSTPADLHSAVRAALTKVIDPELRRPITDVGMVKNVTVDPDGSVHVEIYLTTAACPKKNEISELVTRAVSDVPGTGSVKVTLDVMNDEQRAELRKLLRGDSREPVIPFAQPGSLTRVYAVASGKGGVGKSSVTVNLAAAMAARGLSVGVLDADIYGHSVPRMMGTTDRPTQVDAMILPPVAHDVRVISIAMFTQGNTPVVWRGPMLHRALQQFLADVYWGDLDVLLLDLPPGTGDIAISVSQLIPGAEILVVTTPQLAAAEVAERAGAIALQTRQRIAGVVENMVDGPVLKMFGEGGGRKVAESLSRAVGADVPLLGQVPLDPELVAAGDSGVPLVLSAPDSPAGKELRKVADALTSRKRGLAGMSLGLDPAGR
- the tatB gene encoding Sec-independent protein translocase protein TatB — its product is MFANVGWGEMLVLVIAGLVILGPERLPGAIRWTAGAVRQARDYISGATSQLRQDLGPEFDDLREPLSELQKLRGMSPRAALTKHLLDGDDSIFTGRFDDPQKPEKPQSGPGPADVTPSTPPAVTPVDPSAPTKFDPDAT
- the htrA gene encoding serine protease HtrA, whose translation is MSNLDQTGRERLEPRPVSRPPVDPAAKRAFGRPAGVDGSFLGADKYRDQGEFTPKDRPPDPVLAEAFGRPYPGGDSLQRHPTDAGALDAERGDDGPDPADDPWRNPGAPAGLGTPALAPSAPATSSGPVGKLGVRDVLFGGRVSYVALAVLAIIALVIGVAGGWVGRKTAEVVEAFTTSKVTLETGNSGEPPEGGFAKVAAAVADSVVTIEATSDTEGSQGSGIVVDGRGYIVTNNHVISEAATNPSQFKMSVVFNDGKDVPANLVGRDPKTDLAVLKVDNVDNLTVARMGDSEKLYVGEYVIAAGAPLGLRSTVTHGIISALHRPVPLSGDGSDTDTVIDGVQTDASINHGNSGGPLINMNSEVIGINTAGKSLSDSASGLGFAIPVNEVKQVVETLIQNGKIAHPTLGLTARSVSNDVAKGAQIANVTAGGPAERAGILENDVVVKVGDRSVADADEFVVAVRQLKIGQPAPIEVVRDGRHVTLTVTPGPDNST